The Siniperca chuatsi isolate FFG_IHB_CAS linkage group LG17, ASM2008510v1, whole genome shotgun sequence genomic sequence AGATCATTGCAACGCACGTTCTTCTGGTATCAGCGTGAAACATCCAAAACTTAAACAAAACTCTGCTGCCAGGCTTATAACACATTCTAAGAGAAACAACCACATCACATCGACCCTTGCTGCACTTCACTGGTTACCAGTGAgttttagaatttattttaagattttacggctcatttttaaagctttgaATGGTCAGGCTCCTGCCTATATCTGGGATCTGGTAACTTAGTCCGTATGAGCCTGATCactgcttgagatcctctggcagcGCCCTActaatggttccaaaatctcgACTTATCACTAAAGGTGATCAGGCCTTTAATGCTATATAAaggtgatatataaataaaattattataattattattaagagctttagaggtgcttgtaggtggattttgttacctttggacagagccaggctagctgtttccacctgcttccagtccttatgctaagctaagctaaccaatgCCTGATATTTAACAGATAGAGTGCTcatgagagtggtgttgatctttgccagaaagcgaataagcgtatttcccaaaatgtcgagctattcctttaaaaaaaaaaagtatatatatatatagcaaagTAGAAGCAACTGGAAACAATggagtgaatgaaaacagtatttctgttagagagtggtgagtatgacatgaatCTGTTGTtttgatggaattagtgctgtggaaatttgtttttgatatcAGACATAAATCAGTTATTAACAACTTTACAACAAAGTGACTGAAAGCACATCAACCCCTGAAGTAAACTATCAACTATCACTTTTCACAGCAGAGCAAGCTGTTGCATGCTGAGACAACAATAAATGGCTAAAACACAAAACTTACATCCAGCTCCTCAATGAACACTGCCAAGTCATCCTTCCACAGATCCTCTGGATATTTCCTCTGGAGATCATTCAGCTCTCCTTTCTGTACATCAGCACACATTCACTTTGTTGATCAACACATGTCAACTGCACAACTTAATacgctactactactactactacacaaCTGAGCAAGGCACTGTTGGAGTTGGGTGTTTGGTTAACCCCTGAGATAAATGCAATCGCTACAATAACCATAAAGTCCTGACAGGCATGACGGGTGTCTACTgagatgaaaatgaatgatgagAAATAGAACAATGAATAATAATACCTTTTGGTCCCTCTGTTTGAGCAGCTCCTCCACCTTCTCTTTAGTCAGGCACCACAGAGGCATGTTGAGAATGTAGTTGAAGTTTGGCCCTGATGAGGAGCCAGAGTCCACAGAGGTGTCGCTCTCGTTTCCATCACGGTAATCTTCTTCCTGAGcctgacagagaaaaacaagaaacatctTATCAAACAACAGACACTAACTCATGCTGCTTTCTACACCTTCTGCCATGATTAATGTGTATTTACTGACATGCTGTAATGTACAGTCCTAGGAGTGGTGCAACAGCAGCTCGCTCTTGTTTGTTCAGTTATAGCAAAGATTACTATAAACTTTTTGCCATTTGTTTCTATTGAAATACATAATAATTTATACTACTTATTATAGGCCTAACGAATTTTTACTTTTGGTCATGTTGTTGCTGTATGAATTTGTATGTGTAGATGTATGTCCAAGCCATTGTAACAGTACCTTTTCCTGAGCCTTGACCCAGGCAGCCACTGGATCAGACTCATAGCCTTTCTGGACCAGCATGCGGATCAGTTCACGCTTGGATTTGTTCTCTGttaggataaaaaaaatatgggttggaaaagaaaacatattcaaCCACTCATTGTTACATAAGAATCTGATACTTTTCACTGATTTTCAGCATTCTTACCGATTGAAATTTTTCCTTCAATCTTCTCCAGTACAAAGCGAGCCTGGTTGGACAGTTTGGCAGCCTCGGCTCCCAGGCTGCCCAATGACCAGTCCTTCCTCAATTTGTAGTAGTGCAAGCGGAGCTCAAAGAACTCCCTGAGAATGTCTTGGACTGAATCGTACCTCTTTAGACAACCCATGTGGTCAAACAGCACCTGAGGATTAAGTGGTTTAAAAATCAGTTAACTGCACACCATTGACAACTTAAAGAAAATGTAGTAAATGCATGATTTTAAAATGGACAAACCAGGGAGGCCAAGCCATCCATATTTCAAGACAGAAGACAATTGCAGATTACCATGGAGTTGCAGGTAAGGCTGGACTGGAGCTTGAAGACTTTGTGAAGGCCGGCTGCCTCGGCCTGGGCCAGTTTCTCCTCAGACATGCGAACCACAAACTTGACTGTGGTATCTGTGTGGTATTCCTTATAATCATTGATGAGAGCTGGTGTTTTGTCACTGCCCTGCAGCATGGGCTCCAGCACAGACTCCTTATAGGCCTGCACACAAGAGGGAAGACACAGTTATTCACAATAATACATCTCACAATGCATATGCACCAAGATTTACCACacatgttatttttattgttttttgttgtatcCTATTGCTATCATTAAATATTCCAGATCTTCATATGCACACCAGGTAACTTCTATCTTAGGTGACAAAAATCCAATATAAGATATCCTAAAGAAAAGAGGATGAATTGTACCTGTGTCCATGTCCGAACAGGAAGCTCTGTGATCTCGATGGTGTTTCTGTCTATGACTGACACCTCTCCACTGACAAGGTACTGGTTCTGACCCAGTTCATGGATCAACCCTTTGAAGTTTTTGTAGCTGGGAAGCTGTTTGGGGACAAAAATTACAGAGGGAAAATAACtgagaaaatgatcaaattttcACCTAAACAAACCAAATTTTAATGACCTAGACTTTGTCTGCAGCCTGCATCCACACTACAAGCAACGAGCCATGGAGGTCCACGAGCAATCGGGGAAGCCAAGCTGATCTGTGTACTGCTAACATGCTTGTCAGCCACAAAAATGTGGTCAGGGCTGCCAAAaagtttcctttgttttgtttcggGGTTAAGATATCATATCACATAAACTACCCACGGTCAATCAGAAAACAGGGACTCATCAATCAAGTGGCTTGAAGTGTGAACAACAGAAGTCAAACGGGCACAGACGAATGCTTTCTTTTTCATGCTCCGAGTCCAACTGTTAGTGTTTACCATTGGCAGGGGGTCCTGGTGGTTGAGCATGCGGTTGATGTTGTTGACGATCTCTCGGGGATCATAGTTGGGGATCTTACACGCCCAGCCTGTCCCGATTCCCTCGGCACCATTCACTAGCACCATTGGAATGATGGGAATATACCACTCAGGCTCCACCTTCTGATTGTCATCGTACAGGAACTTGAGCAGGTTGGAATCCACCGCTGGGAAGAGCAGCTTGGCAAGAGGACTGTGGGAAGTCAGTTATTATGAGTTATACGTATTCAAATTAATCTTGACTTTAGAGTTTGTATAAAGGTTTCAGACAATAAACTAATTCTGTGAAAAATACCACGGtttgtcataaaaaaaagaaagaaaaagaagaagtcaAATTTAAAGAACATGAATATTGGTATCATCAACTGGcataaacaaaataatccaaCTATTATGTTCATAGTTGCTTTACCTGAGCATGGTGAAGATATAACGAGGGCTGGCAGCATCTTTGCCTCCATTGATGCGAGTACCAAACTGACCCAGTGGCTGCAGGATGTTCACGTTGTTACTGCCCACAAAGTTCTGGGCCAAGTTCACTATGGTCATCATGAGAGCTTGCTACAGGGACAAATGGGAAATGGGCGCTCAGTAATAGTGAATAGAATAGAGAATCACTGCAATAACTCGATATGCTAGCTCACAAAAGTAGGTAAAGTGAAAAATCTTAAGATTCAGTCATTTGTTATGAGGATGTAAAAAGaccaataaacacacactcccattttaatattaacatgCCAACCCCAAACTACTTCTTATACAGATAACACTGTTGTCAGAATAAATGTCTGTCATACAGcaaacatgacaaagaaaaagaaatctaaaGCATGCCTGCTAAAATAGGAGCACAGGAGGGGGGGTCACACTACTCATCTTCCCCATTGTTATAATGACACTCCATACACTGTGTCACATGTCTTCAAGACATTGAGTTTACTGTACCTCTCCATGATGGTAGGCAGACATCTCTGCCACTGAACCGGCCAGCTGTGCTACCTTCACTTCCCTCTTGTCGTTCCTCTTCAAGCAGGTGAACAGCACCTTCCTCTGGCCTGGCTTTAAACCTGCAAACAATACATACATCCCATCATCAACACATCACCATTCTTCCAGAGTCAGAACAGATAGTGATGGATTTAATCATAATAGTTTTACAAAAGAATTACTTTTTGGGTTGGTGGTGTTAATGATTCTTTCACTATGACTTAAGGAAAAGGAAGATCCCTACAGAAAAGTAGTACACCAAACAGTTCTCAGATATGGAGTGAGTATACAAACCGTCAACCAAGGATGGAATGGATCTCTCATTGTCAGAGTTGGAGAACAGAATCAGCTCTTTGTTGATGAAGTCATTGTAGGAAAGGTGCCTGGCCTGAGTTCCATACAGGTATTGCTGGAAAAACccccaataaaaataaaaattaataaacataCTTCAATCAGTGGTATAATGCTTCATCAGAGTGGTTTTAGGTTAGTCTTAGCACAGGTATAAACCTGCTGAAAGTTTTCCAAGTCAACAAATCTATAATGATTGGTCTTTTAGGGACATTTCAGCAATGATCAAATTCCACCTAATCACATAGCTCGGTCCAAAGAATTCCCACAGTGGGAGGAGAAcacataaaaaccaaaacatcttcacacacacacacacacacacacacacacacacacacaaagccacaaACCTCCGGCAGGCCGTGCATCCTCCTCTGGCGTCTGTCCTCCATGAAGTTAGTCAGCCACTCCTTCCTGTCATCGGTCTTCTTCTTACTGAAGGCCTGAagcaaaacaaccacaacactGCAGCTCAGCCTCCATTTACCGCATActttttcatatgttttttttgtatggaCCATAATGTGTTTAGAGCAGAGTATCAAAGTACTAACTGCTTGCTAATATTCGTACACTTCTatacttgttttttaaaaaaaataaataaaaaaatcagtttctgatttaaatcataattttgttttaaatatttaatttaagcaaagttcttgtacatatgcatgtgtttggccaatatttatatttgataaccttttcaaatcaaatcaaatgaaaagCCAGTTTTTTGTTGAAAAGGTAAGGTAAGTATTGTTTTGCTACCAAATGTCATGTATAATATTGGCACTAAGCGAGGCTTGGTCAGGGGCACTGACAGGAGAATTAACCTAACGTACATGTTTTTGATGGTGGAAGGAAACACAcgccttcttgctgtgaggcgacagtgctaaccactgagccaccatGCTGCCCGATAGAACCCCCTGTACAGTGTAATGCTATCCAATAGAATATCCCTGCAACAGATCTTGCCTTTAATTATGTCAGGGAGGAGCTGATTCAGTTCTACTAAATTTTCACTTTACACCGTACTTAATGGTGGTGTTTGACTGTGCATTATATTGGAAGGTGTTTTTCACAACTCCGCTCCACTAGAGATCTAACTGTACGTAACTGTAGCATTAAACTCACCAGAGTAATGGCAGCGTCGTCCTCTGCACCGCTGTATCTGAATGTGATGCGATGCTTCTCCATGTCAGAAAAGTATTCTTTTGCCTCTTTGCTTGTACTTGTACCCAAACCTGGAAcataaattttacatttttaaatcaaacacattttcaaacaacagAAGGAACTTTAGAATTTATACAaattttcatttgtaaagtTTATACTGATATATTTAAATACTTGAGTAGCAAACCTTTGTAGTACTTTATGTGCCAGGTTTTATagttctctgtctgtttcttccACTCATCAAACTCTGGAATGCTGTAGAAGGCCAGCTCCTGCTTGTTCTTGGTCACCTGCAGACAACCAATTAACAGTGAGGTACAGCTTTACTTTATTGTGTTGAGTTTTCATCATGTCCACCAAATATTTCATGCAAATTGACATGTGATGCAAACAATCCCTTAAAAGAGcgctccaccgatttagcatttcACTCCTATAACATCATCGGGCTCATGATGGACACTTTGGGGGGTTAAAAAAACCGAttcagcagaaccagagataacatcttttttattcttcttccttgtcacaCCCTGGCGcctgcattacccacaatgcaactctgCCATCAACAGTTCCTCTGAGATTCAgttgtgttatgctagtagcggctaaagTAGCCTTGAgccactagcctcaagcagagacggatgaggagcgggctaccgaggtctggtaagctcacttctttctaactccacacccccagatttttcaGACCCAATCGAcgccgactcaagtgacatcacttgaggacatttatcagacttgaCACAGCTCCCTATGGAGACAAAAAAGGCCTTTTTCActtatgcagtagtactccccaacacctggaaacagactttgatgtgtaaaattggtggagtctTATTTTAAAAAGAGCAGTGCAGAGACACATAGCCCCTTTATCACCTGCTGCAGCTTCAAGTTGCTTCATCTGGATATTTGACAATTATGGGCAATTTTGTGTGTAACAGAAGGTCTGGTGCGCTTCAAATATGTCTCATATTAAGGAGTATTACCAGCACATTTTGCAGCTCAGTGCTGCTTGTTATCAGGTATATTGAGAtggtaatgtactgtatgtgtgagtctCTCTCTTACTTTGACAATGGGTGTGATAAACTCCTCCAGGAATGTGTGTTTCAATAGGGATGGCCAGTTGTGGTGGAAGAAGTTGATAAGCAGACCTTTGATGTGGGAGCCATCTTGATCCTGGAACAAGACAATGCATGTTAGAACTACTGGTTGAACAGCCATTAATTATACGAAAGCTGCGTGAGTGGCCATGAGGCAGGTCACCTGATCTGTCATGATCATGATCCTGCCATAGCGCAGGCTCCTCAGTGACTCTGGGTCGTCGTAGCTCTTCTTGTATTGGAGGCCAACGATTTTGATAATGTTATTAATCTCAGCATTTTCCATGATCTGTTGACAAAAAAGGTCATGTCAGATGCAAGATTCATtaagcaatatttttatatgaattttGAATCAATTGATTATGTGAAAGTGAAGGAGATTATTCCCACTGAGAATAAATCCCAGTCTACACAGATTTTGGCTGCAACTTCATCCTAGCTTTCATGACACCACCCTTCAATTTATTTAGCAGTGCATTTTGGGGCATTATGATCCTGAATAATGGGAACATTTCCTTATAATCCTTacccaaaacacaaacatgcaaccACTGAGGCCTCAAGAACTCTAAATAACATTATagatggtagaaaaggtttcagtcgtagtcatctggacactgttttcagaatcaagactgTTGATTTCTACTTTACTACTTTCTATGGaagtaataatattttgagtttattttgtaaatctgaGAAAAACCTGTGTTGCAAATGAAACGTAGAAATTGGAATGTAAACAGTTAGCCAGTGATCTAGTATAATgcaatttgattggctgttagaTTTAGTATGAAAGAAATAGAACCCTGCGAAACAGTCAGAAGCCACTGGACTCTGGAGCAACACAGTCTTTTGACCTACACGGAACTACACAGTTAATTTGTAAGAAAAGTAAAGGTCCtaagtttaaattttttatgaTTCGAGATTCATAATTAAACAGTCAAACGAAGAACTTTGGATTCGAGACTTTTATTCACTGACGTTTTGTGTTGAGTACAAAAGAACTTTGAAGTCCTAAGCTAGTGAGTTAGCTTGTTGCACTCACAAAGACGTTTCGGcttccatccggaagtcattctcaattgatcCGGATGGgtgccaaaacgtcttgattctgaaaacagtgtccagatgactacgactgaaaccttttctacgatagacacactcctggacgaatgagggactacaccgtaacATTATAGATGTTTAACATTTGGCTACAGACAGTGTGGGGCATTGAGGGCAACCATGGCTTTCAACCAGTAAACAAACTAAGATGTGGGGAAAAGGGTGAACCACTCATCACAccatattacattttcattactcAGGGTCCACATTTTATTCTCCTTCTACCTGGTTATGTGTCTTTCTGAACTGTACTCACACAGAAGCAGATTCCATATGGCAGCCCTGCATATATTCTAGCTTTGTGAAGCGACTGGGTCACAGAAGTGTCATTTTTGAAGCTGTGCTTGTGTGGCGTATAGCAACCTTTTCTGTTCAATTTGTCTGTGCCTGTTGGTGAGCTTTAACCTGTGACTCTGCTCAAACTGTTTGCTATGTCTGGAACTCTATAATCTGCCTCTTGCTTCCATGTTAGCTGACATATTGAAGTTGCCAGTTGTCAGAATTAAAGCTCAGACCCAATCATTCTAACAACTGTGTCTGTAAGAAAAGTTTAGTTACTACAATGTCTTAACAACAGCTTTTCCACATGGTGTTTCGTTTATTTTGTCCACAATCTGCAGGTTTGGTGGTCATTACTACTTTCTCCAACACATTTCTGTGGGAAAAATTTCACAATCATCCAGTCTTATACCTGCTTGTGTGTTGCCTCTCGCACATTTAGGATCTTTCCTCTCAGTGGGAACACTCCGAAGCGATCACGCCCAATGACTGCTAGTCCAGAGACAGCCAGAGACTTGGCTGAGTCTCCCTCAGTGAGGATGAGTGTGCATTCAGAGGAGTGTTTGCCACCTAGGACATGGATATATAAaagattaataatttaatcacTGTGTATCATTGTATAGTTTTCTGGATGGCTATGATGCAAAATTACAGTTAATTCTCAGAAAGTCTCacacaataggcctttttcacagcagacattttgagttcatagtaggaaaagcacaggcgttactaataacattagaGATGTCCCGATCCTAAGGATCGGTATCGGAGCCGATCCGGGCATATTTTCGTGGATTGGTATCGGCTAAAATATAGCATATCAAAATCGGATCCATTctttactgtactgtttttgtCTACCTCACCCGGCTAGTGCTGAAACGCTGCTCTCCTTTACGACAGCCTACAGTGCGAGCATTTCACTGCATATGTGGGTGATGAGCATGTGACAGTGCAAAATTATTCGGGCGCACCAGTGCAAGTCAGAATTCTCACTGTGGTTGGCAAAATAAACGGGTTCTCTCAGACTCTAACACTCATTTTCTCTTTAGCAGAGAGCAGGGTACAGAACATTCATGTTCATGGTTAATTGTGTAACTAACTCAATGACAGTACAAAATTaaacttctttgttttatggttAAAGTGCTCTCTGCAGCAGGTGTCTGTACTCAGCCAAAGATCATTTGTAAGGGAAGAACCTCCACTCTGTTACACCACTGTACAAACGTGAGTAGACGAGTGTTTCTGTAGctccaacaactccaacagagtgataCGTCTTCTCTCTAGCAGATCACGCTACGTCAATTTCAGAAATCGCAATGTCCTAACTGAGCtttcatttatatcatatcaataatttaggAGTATCAACTTGATAGTTTTGAACGAAGATCTTCAGtttttggatcaagtagctcgtgaaaaataaggtgtgccAAATGCAGTAGTCTGCAGCTGTTGTTTTAATGTGCCAAATACATATTCAACCAAGACTGCATATCTTCTTCTGCTTTAAGTATCTGATCGGACTTGGTTTTGGCAGATACCCAATATTAAAGGAtcgggataaaaaaaaaaactcgaTTGGGACATCCCTAAACATTAAAGATGGCTTcattctattcaagtgtcctaataagccatgacagtgtgacagcgagccagcatgcacaataccagatACCCTGAAACTGAATCAGCTAAatagaattcagccatcatCACCACTTTGCTTCACCAAGTTTCTGTTGGAAAGGGAGGGCTTGAAGACttgtaatgtaaaaacataGGCACAAGAACTGTTGAATTTAACTGATAGCTTACCAAAAAACGGCAAAGTAGAATGACTGAAACGAATACGTGAATGAGAACagttttctgttaaaaacaacaactcagaGCAACAGAGcagtgagtatgacatgactctgttgttgGAATTAGTGCTGTAAAAATACACATCATCCTGAATTTATCACGACAACATGTTAACATGAAAAAAGTTAGCATTAATAGCAACCAGAATCAAAAGAGCTATATGTCTTAATAAAATACGTTAAAATATTCTTAGAAATCATGGAAGACTAGAAATAAATGCCTGGTTCACTCTCCAGTTGAGGCAAATagctattagagaaaaaatgttATATTCAATATTCCATATTCAACTCACACAAGTGTCCATTAAGTCTATATCATGTACTGATTAAAGAAATACccaaaatgtgcaaataatgCACTCTTGAAACCTTGAAATGCCTTGTGAGCAATAATGTGCTCTGTAAACCTCTCTCACTTTTCTCACATCaatatttatgatttattttaagaGGTAACAACCACAGCTCTGCCATCAGTGGTGGACATTCAGGGTAACACATTCTTttacacattaataaataatcacacTGTTAACAAACCTGCGTCATTGGCGTCGTCTAGCTTGGGGATCCCTTTGATCTTGCTGTGCTTCACAGATGAGCACTTCTTATTCAGCTGTATCTGAGCTTTGAACTTCACCCAGTTGAGTATACTCTCAACAA encodes the following:
- the top2b gene encoding DNA topoisomerase 2-beta isoform X3, which produces MTKTSDPKIKFFDGDDFTCVTFQPDLAKFKMEKLDKDIVALLTRRAYDIAGSCRGVKVTLNGKKLPVNGFRSYVDLYVKDKLDETGVALKVVNETVNERWEVCLTLSEKGFQQISFVNSIATTKGGRHIDYVVDQIVAKLIEVVKKKNKAGVSVKPFQVKNHIWVFVNALIENPSFDSQTKENMTLQTKNFGSKCLLSDKFIRAATNCGIVESILNWVKFKAQIQLNKKCSSVKHSKIKGIPKLDDANDAGGKHSSECTLILTEGDSAKSLAVSGLAVIGRDRFGVFPLRGKILNVREATHKQIMENAEINNIIKIVGLQYKKSYDDPESLRSLRYGRIMIMTDQDQDGSHIKGLLINFFHHNWPSLLKHTFLEEFITPIVKVTKNKQELAFYSIPEFDEWKKQTENYKTWHIKYYKGLGTSTSKEAKEYFSDMEKHRITFRYSGAEDDAAITLAFSKKKTDDRKEWLTNFMEDRRQRRMHGLPEQYLYGTQARHLSYNDFINKELILFSNSDNERSIPSLVDGLKPGQRKVLFTCLKRNDKREVKVAQLAGSVAEMSAYHHGEQALMMTIVNLAQNFVGSNNVNILQPLGQFGTRINGGKDAASPRYIFTMLSPLAKLLFPAVDSNLLKFLYDDNQKVEPEWYIPIIPMVLVNGAEGIGTGWACKIPNYDPREIVNNINRMLNHQDPLPMLPSYKNFKGLIHELGQNQYLVSGEVSVIDRNTIEITELPVRTWTQAYKESVLEPMLQGSDKTPALINDYKEYHTDTTVKFVVRMSEEKLAQAEAAGLHKVFKLQSSLTCNSMVLFDHMGCLKRYDSVQDILREFFELRLHYYKLRKDWSLGSLGAEAAKLSNQARFVLEKIEGKISIENKSKRELIRMLVQKGYESDPVAAWVKAQEKAQEEDYRDGNESDTSVDSGSSSGPNFNYILNMPLWCLTKEKVEELLKQRDQKKGELNDLQRKYPEDLWKDDLAVFIEELDKLEAHEREEQSLGKAIKLVKGKVGKPKVKKLNLEETMPSPFGRRVEPPTQPIKSDAAKKLTKKKKGDADPAVKLEFDDDGLGGEGGTGENSVAKPKAPRVKKEKKEPGAPRVRKPPGPKGASVKKVKKRNPWSDDESKSDSDLENSQPIIPRENKSQRASASKPKYTFDFSEEEEEEADEEENGDDDVASSPVRSFKDDFTSSKTEERYSDHNDDDDDDDNKDSYSPPRQKPKSAPAAIKKETASIFSSKSAFSEKSIDSDGSKSDSEDDNGPVFSTYSSSSAFDKLSPAKKAAKKSSEAAPKPKKPPAPKAKKPDKSIWDSDSDTGSKKPAPALKGKGRGRKRKGSGSEDDYSPMKKMAKPAGRKPQKSPSDDEDDDSNSMSAMNTLSRDRPGRSKKEVKYFADSDNEEDDDDDDMFD